In Hermetia illucens chromosome 5, iHerIll2.2.curated.20191125, whole genome shotgun sequence, a single window of DNA contains:
- the LOC119658423 gene encoding cytochrome P450 CYP12A2-like isoform X3 has product MFLRTVCRAQGAKAFHQNANVRFLATQVEAAKEDIISGPETQIDYSKAAPYSSMPGPSIISLLRANLPGGSCYKKGLDEMLRFYRKKYGDLCKLPGVFGHPEVVVTHNPDHFEMVLRTEGIWPHIPTFYTMKYFREKVRPDVFGEYAGLLMTEGKKWAEFRSAVNPVMVQPRRAKLYIPTIDEVADNFLERIRKLRESATNQLPGNFEAEIHKWALESIGVIALDKRLGLISDDCNEREAKFLASLESFFRLAYDLEFKPSLWRIIATPKFKEMMKVLTTMTDLSNEYIDEAKARLDKKANTAEKDHEESVLEKLLKINPTIAKVMAIDMLFAGVDTTSSAFKSALYLLSKNPEKQEALRKEILTVLPRKDSSLTVEKMARLPYLRACLKESHRLHPVIHGNVRGAGRDLVLDGYQIPKGTFVVFNSPDLMKDEAYFPDATKFIPERWLKDEGKGASCPGTAKTFHPFVFLPFGFGPRSCIGWRFAEMEIEILISKLVRNFYISWDHPDLKFKWKTLNVPDGKLKFTLTDVNY; this is encoded by the exons GAAGACATAATATCTGGGCCTGAAACACAGATCGACTACTCCAAAGCAGCTCCTTACTCCAGCATGCCAGGACCATCAATAATATCGCTGCTGAGAGCTAACCTCCCAGGCG GGAGCTGTTATAAAAAGGGGTTGGATGAAATGTTACGATTTTACCGGAAGAAGTATGGTGATCTTTGTAAACTCCCCGGTGTTTTCGGTCATCCTGAAGTAGTAGTAACTCATAATCCGGATCATTTCGAAATGGTGCTCCGGACAGaaggaatttggccacatataCCTACTTTTTACACAATGAAATACTTTAGGGAAAAGGTTCGACCCGACGTCTTTGGAGAATATGCAGGCCTTCTTATGAC AGAAGGAAAGAAATGGGCGGAGTTTCGAAGCGCTGTCAATCCTGTCATGGTTCAACCAAGAAGAGCGAAACTTTATATTCCCACAATTGACGAAGTTGCAGACAATTTCTTGGAGAG GATTCGCAAACTTCGTGAATCAGCCACAAATCAACTTCCTGGAAATTTCGAAGCTGAAATCCATAAATGGGCTCTCGAGTCCATCGGGGTCATTGCTTTGGACAAGCGATTAGGTCTCATTTCGGATGACTGCAATGAAAGAGAAGCGAAGTTTCTTGCAAGTTTGGAGAGCTTCTTTCGCCTTGCCTATGACCTGGAATTCAAGCCATCACTATGGAGAATTATagcaacaccaaaattcaaggaGATGATGAAAGTTCTAACCACAATGACAGATTTGAGTAATGAATACATTGACGAAGCTAAAGCCAGGTTAGATAAAAAGGCAAACACTGCTGAAAAGGATCATGAGGAAAGCGTCCTAgagaaattgttgaaaattaaCCCAACAATTGCTAAAGTCATGGCTATCGATATGCTTTTTGCTGGTGTTGATACG ACATCATCGGCGTTTAAAAGTGCCCTTTATCTATTATCAAAGAACCCAGAAAAGCAGGAAGCCCTTCGCAAAGAAATTCTAACTGTTCTGCCGCGAAAGGATTCTTCTTTGACAGTTGAAAAAATGGCGCGACTTCCATATCTACGAGCATGCCTTAAAGAAAGTCATCGGCTGCATCCAGTTATCCATGGAAATGTTCGTGGAGCTGGACGAGATCTTGTCTTGGATGGTTACCAAATTCCAAAAGGCACATTTGTCGTTTTTAATTCTCCCGATTTGATGAAGGATGAAGCTTATTTCCCGGATGCTACAAAGTTTATCCCGGAACGCTGGTTAAAAGACGAAGGAAAAGGGGCAAGCTGTCCCGGTACGGCGAAAACATTTCACCCATTCGTATTTCTACCATTTGGATTTGGACCCCGTTCTTGTATTGGATGGCGATTTgctgagatggaaattgaaaTTCTTATATCGAAACTTGTTAGAAACTTTTATATTAGTTGGGATCATCCTGATTTGAAATTTAAGTGGAAAACACTGAATGTTCCAGATGGTAAGCTCAAGTTTACCTTAACTGatgtaaattattaa
- the LOC119658423 gene encoding cytochrome P450 CYP12A2-like isoform X1, whose product MFLRTVCRAQGAKAFHQNANVRFLATQVEAAKHGTVTASDTHDDLSNTAPFSSLPGPSPISFLLSNLPGGKYYKMELQEVLNSVRKQYGDIVKFPGLFGNPDMAISFNPDHFEILFRTEGQWPARLALDTLVYHRHNYRSSIFKEHHGLLNTQGKQWGDFRTAVNPVMIQPKNTKPYIPIIDEVASDFLERIHKLRNPGTNQLPENFEDELNKWTLESIGVIALDTRLGLISDKYNERAATFIESVKSFFQLAFDLEFKPSIWKIVGTPKFYKLMKVLNTITDLSSQYIDEAKVKLDSKQMDSTRDHEESVLAKLMKIDPNIAKVMAMDMVFAGVDTTSSAFTSALYLLAKNPDKQEILRKEILTVLPDKNSAFTVNNMARLPYLRACIKESQRLLPTLNGNLRCAGQDIVLDGYQIPKGTPVVMQSPALQKDDKYYPNAKKFLPERWLKTKEAGVSCPASAKSAHPFIYLPFGFGPRTCIGKRFAEMEIEILLSKIVRNFYVTWERPDLKFEWRTLNVPNGKLMFTLNDVEK is encoded by the exons CACGGCACGGTCACAGCGAGTGATACGCACGATGATTTGTCGAATACCGCCCCCTTCTCCAGTTTACCCGGACCATCCCCAATATCGTTTTTGTTATCTAATCTACCAGGCG GGAAATACTATAAGATGGAATTGCAAGAGGTGCTCAACTCAGTACGCAAGCAATATGGAGATATCGTCAAGTTTCCGGGTCTATTTGGGAACCCCGACATGGCAATAAGCTTCAACCCCGATCATTTCGAAATATTATTCCGAACGGAAGGGCAATGGCCCGCGCGATTGGCGTTAGATACTCTAGTATATCATAGGCATAACTATCGCTCCAGTATTTTTAAGGAGCATCACGGCTTGTTAAACAC gCAAGGAAAACAATGGGGAGATTTTCGTACAGCTGTGAATCCTGTCATGATTCAACCgaagaacacaaaaccttacattcCGATCATTGACGAAGTCGCCAGTGATTTTCTAGAAAG GATACATAAACTACGAAATCCGGGAACAAACCAACTTCCTGAGAATTTTGAAGATGAACTCAACAAATGGACCCTAGAGTCAATTGGGGTCATTGCTTTGGATACACGCCTTGGTCTAATTTCAGATAAATACAATGAACGCGCAGCCACTTTCATTGAAAGCGTAAAAAGTTTTTTCCAACTCGCTTTTGATCTGGAGTTCAAACCATCTATCTGGAAAATAGTTGGTACACCAAAATTCTATAAATTAATGAAGGTCCTGAATACTATAACCGATTTGAGTAGTCAATATATCGATGAGGCGAAAGTCAAACTTGATAGCAAGCAGATGGACTCCACAAGGGATCATGAGGAGAGCGTTTTGGCGAAGTTGATGAAAATCGATCCCAATATTGCCAAAGTAATGGCCATGGACATGGTGTTCGCAGGAGTGGATAcg ACTTCATCGGCATTTACGAGTGCATTATACTTACTAGCCAAGAATCCCGACAAACAAGAAATCCTACGAAAGGAAATCCTTACTGTTTTGCCGGACAAAAATTCTGCTTTCACCGTTAACAATATGGCACGGTTGCCATACTTGAGAGCATGCATCAAAGAGTCTCAAAGGCTTCTTCCAACTCTGAACGGAAACCTACGCTGTGCTGGTCAAGACATTGTACTGGACGGGTACCAAATACCCAAAGGCACACCGGTCGTAATGCAGTCACCTGCATTACAGAAAGACGACAAATACTATCCGAATGCAAAGAAATTTTTGCCAGAACGTTGGCTCAAAACAAAAGAAGCAGGAGTCAGTTGCCCTGCGTCAGCGAAATCAGCACATCCTTTCATCTATTTGCCATTTGGGTTTGGGCCACGCACTTGTATCGGCAAGCGTTTTGCGGAGATGGAAATTGAAATTCTTCTGTCAAAGATCGTTAGAAACTTTTATGTAACTTGGGAACGTCcagatttgaaatttgaatggaGAACATTGAATGTTCCGAATGGAAAACTTATGTTTACTTTAAATGATGTTGAAAAGTAA
- the LOC119658423 gene encoding cytochrome P450 CYP12A2-like isoform X2 has product MFLRTVCRAQGAKAFHQNANVRFLATQVEAAKVNLESSKGNGIDFSTATPLSEIPGPTAISLIVSSLPGGKFYKMELREVLRSCRKQYGDIMRFPSLFGNPSIVFTHKPEHFEIVFRTEGQWPVRPVLDTIKSFRENIRSDIFGVHAGLLHSQGKKWGDFRSIVNPVLMQPKTTKLYIPIIDQVASDFLGRIRFLRNPTTNQLPENFEDELNKWTLESIGVIALDTRLGLISNKANEKAMEFIENLKLVFELAFDLEFNISIWRIVATPKYKKLMKVLDSLADSAREYIEEAAGKLKKRKTESTKDHEESVLEKLLKIDPIIAQVMAIDMIFAGVDTTSSAFTGALYLLAKNPDKQEILRNEIRAVLPEKDSSFTIEKMTRLPYLRACIKESQRIFPTLNGNVRGAGQNIVLDGYQIPKGTFVAMLSPDLQMDDKYFPVASKFLPERWLKTDEARATCPVSAKAAHPFIYMPFGFGPRMCIGRRLAELEMEILLSKLVRNFHISWEHPDLKFKWSTINAPVSKLMFTLVDVEK; this is encoded by the exons GTTAATCTGGAATCATCAAAAGGAAACGGTATCGACTTCTCAACCGCGACCCCGCTTTCCGAAATACCTGGACCAACGGCAATATCACTGATAGTATCTAGCTTGCCTGGCG gcaaattttataaaatggaGCTGCGAGAAGTGCTGAGAAGTTGTCGAAAACAATACGGGGACATAATGAGATTTCCGAGTTTGTTTGGTAATCCTAGCATTGTGTTTACTCACAAACCCGAACATTTCGAGATCGTATTTCGTACAGAAGGGCAATGGCCAGTACGGCCAGTACTAGATACAATAAAATCCTTTCGGGAGAACATACGTTCGGATATTTTCGGCGTTCATGCAGGACTCTTGCACTC GCAAGGCAAAAAGTGGGGTGATTTTCGAAGTATTGTAAATCCTGTTTTGATGCAGCCAAAAACTACCAAGCTCTATATACCGATTATTGATCAAGTTGCCAGTGACTTTCTGGGGAG GATTCGTTTCCTCCGAAATCCAACTACAAATCAACTTCCGGAAAATTTCGAAGACGAACTCAATAAATGGACACTAGAATCGATAGGAGTGATTGCCCTGGACACTCGCTTGGGCCTTATTTCCAATAAAGCTAACGAGAAAGCTATGGAATTCATCGAGAATCTTAAACTCGTCTTCGAACTTGCTTTCGATTTGGAATTTAACATTTCAATTTGGAGAATTGTTGCCACCCCAAAATACAAAAAGCTAATGAAAGTGCTCGATAGTTTGGCGGACTCGGCCCGTGAATACATTGAAGAAGCTGCAGGAAAgttaaagaaaaggaaaaccGAATCTACTAAAGATCACGAAGAAAGCgtcctggaaaaattattaaaaattgacCCAATTATTGCACAAGTTATGGCCATTGACATGATTTTCGCTGGAGTGGACACg ACATCATCAGCATTCACTGGTGCCTTATATTTATTAGCTAAGAACCCAGACAAACAAGAGATCCTACGTAACGAAATCCGCGCCGTTCTTCCCGAAAAGGACTCATCTTTTACAATCGAGAAAATGACGCGTCTTCCATATTTGCGGGCCTGCATTAAAGAATCCCAAAGAATTTTCCCCACTCTCAACGGGAATGTTCGTGGAGCTGGTCAAAACATTGTTCTCGATGGATATCAAATTCCAAAAGGTACGTTCGTTGCAATGTTGTCTCCGGATCTACAAATGGATGACAAGTATTTCCCCGTGGCATCTAAATTCCTTCCTGAACGGTGGTTGAAAACAGACGAAGCAAGGGCAACTTGTCCAGTTTCAGCAAAAGCAGCTCATCCATTTATTTATATGCCCTTTGGGTTCGGACCACGCATGTGTATTGGTCGACGCCTTGCCGAACTGGAAATGGAGATTCTACTATCGAAGCTTGTGAGAAATTTCCACATAAGCTGGGAGCATCCAGATTTGAAGTTTAAGTGGTCAACAATCAATGCGCCAGTTTCGAAACTAATGTTTACTTTGGTAGATGTGGagaaatga
- the LOC119658423 gene encoding probable cytochrome P450 12d1 proximal, mitochondrial isoform X5: MFLRTVCRAQGAKAFHQNANVRFLATQVEAAKDNPRSSNFQNDYAKAIHFSKIPGPSKFVFLRSLMPGGKYYKMEFVDMIKRQREDYGDLFRFPGLFGGPEILFSFDPNDFETIFRTEGYWPDRIVLQTMIYYRSKVRPDIFGKYSGLGNALGKEWAEFRTAVNPAMAQPKNTKIYIPKVDAVAVDFVKRIHSIRDPKTSQVPENFEEELSRWAFESIALIAMDTRLGLISGKHDGRSERLIQASKDAARLLFNIEVKPALWRIVRTPNFRKLMKAYDTITNLSSEIVEEARTRLDEVGQGPRDEGELSVFEKLLKIDPLIAKIMAMDILFAGVDTTTASFTGLLYLLSKNLDKQEILRKEIMTILPEKESPLTVQNMKHLPYLRACIKESLRVQPPVNGLVRNAGQNIILSGYQIPKGTTVLMSAFVLQKEDKYYPNADKYEPERWLKRDGTPAPAKSAHPFIFLPFGYGPRMCIGRRFAEMQIETLIVRILRDFQVEWHHPDLKFTMKSANVPDGNLTFTFKDIVN; this comes from the exons GACAATCCTCGTTCGAGTAATTTTCAGAATGATTATGCAAAGGCGATACACTTCTCCAAAATACCAGGTCCGTCGAAGTTTGTGTTCTTAAGATCCCTCATGCCCGGAG GGAAGTACTATAAAATGGAGTTTGTCGACATGATCAAAAGGCAAAGAGAGGATTATGGGGACCTTTTCCGATTTCCTGGATTATTTGGTGGACCAGAAATACTTTTTTCTTTTGACCCAAATGATTTCGAAACTATATTTCGGACGGAAGGGTACTGGCCGGACCGCATAGTGCTGCAGACTATGATCTACTATCGATCCAAAGTACGTCCTGATATTTTCGGCAAATATTCCGGACTTGGAAATGC GCTAGGCAAAGAGTGGGCAGAGTTCAGGACAGCTGTAAACCCTGCAATGGCTCAACCAAAGAATACCAAAATATACATCCCAAAAGTTGATGCTGTTGCTGTAGACTTTGTGAAAAG AATACATAGTATCCGTGACCCAAAAACGAGCCAAGTTCCGGAGAACTTTGAGGAAGAGTTGAGCAGGTGGGCATTTGAATCAATAGCTCTAATTGCAATGGATACACGCCTTGGCTTGATATCCGGCAAGCATGACGGAAGAAGTGAGAGATTGATTCAGGCGTCAAAGGATGCAGCTCGCCTACTTTTCAATATAGAAGTGAAACCAGCATTATGGCGAATCGTTAGAACTCCGAATTTCCGGAAGCTCATGAAAGCTTACGATACAATTACAAATTTAAGTAGTGAAATCGTGGAAGAAGCTAGAACGAGGTTGGATGAAGTTGGTCAAGGACCACGTGATGAAGGTGAACTGAGCGTATTCGAAAAATTGCTTAAAATTGATCCTCTTATTGCGAAGATCATGGCCATGGATATTCTTTTCGCAGGTGTCGATACG ACCACCGCCTCATTTACTGGCCTTCTCTACCTTCTATCTAAAAACTTGGACAAACAGGAAATATTAAGAAAGGAAATTATGACGATATTGCCCGAGAAAGAGTCACCACTAACTGTTCAAAACATGAAACACCTTCCCTATCTACGAGCTTGCATCAAAGAAAGCCTGAGAGTTCAGCCACCTGTCAATGGACTCGTTCGAAATGCTGGTCAGAACATTATACTCAGCGGGTATCAAATACCAAAAGGAACAACAGTTTTGATGAGCGCATTCGTTCTACAAAAAGAAGATAAATACTACCCAAATGCAGACAAATATGAGCCAGAAAGATGGTTGAAGAGAGATGGTACTCCCGCACCGGCTAAATCCGCACATCCCTTCATATTTTTACCTTTTGGATATGGTCCCCGCATGTGCATTGGAAGACGTTTCGCAGAGATGCAAATAGAAACTTTAATAGTGAGAATCCTACGAGATTTCCAGGTGGAATGGCATCACCCCGATTTGAAGTTTACAATGAAAAGCGCTAATGTGCCTGATGGCAATCTAACTTTCACCTTTAAAGATATTGTCAACTGA